A single genomic interval of Hyalangium ruber harbors:
- a CDS encoding amidohydrolase family protein, with translation MHRSRLLKWALVTLALAGCATTKGATGTEPVLAIRNVRIFDGQRVIPEGTVVVSGGKILAVGADVSPPEGAEVLDGQGQTLLPGLIDAHFHADGPDAYRAALAFGATTVLDMFAQLSSAGARTPVEQLPQRGPDEADNLMGLLITAPGAHGTEYPGVTALTATTPQECEAAVERAVAAGSRFIKLVYDSGEFITPQPVPTLKREVMAGCIQAAHARNRMVVVHATTARESRETLEAGVDGIVHGIAGPMPDDAYLQLLVQRGAFVVPTLAVIHAAAGQGHLERVLNDQLLEPYVTPSSLAMLKLTFPEGFGALLRPDVTRQYTRKLVEAGVPVLAGSDSFNPGVTVGASLHYELELLVESGLTPEQTLAAATSVPATAFHLSDRGRIAPGLRADLLLVRGDPTKDIRQARDIVGVWKEGRRLDRDAYRASVAAARAQGTKP, from the coding sequence GTGCATCGATCGAGATTGTTGAAGTGGGCCCTGGTGACGCTCGCGCTCGCGGGCTGTGCCACGACGAAGGGGGCGACGGGCACGGAGCCCGTCCTGGCCATCCGGAATGTCCGCATCTTCGATGGGCAGCGGGTGATCCCCGAGGGCACGGTGGTGGTGAGCGGCGGGAAGATCCTCGCCGTGGGCGCGGACGTGAGCCCGCCCGAGGGCGCCGAGGTGCTCGACGGCCAGGGGCAGACGCTGCTGCCCGGCCTCATCGACGCGCACTTCCACGCCGATGGCCCGGACGCCTACCGGGCCGCGCTCGCATTTGGCGCCACCACGGTGTTGGACATGTTCGCCCAGCTCTCGTCCGCCGGGGCGCGCACCCCCGTCGAGCAACTGCCCCAGCGAGGGCCGGACGAGGCGGACAACCTGATGGGGCTGCTCATCACCGCACCGGGCGCGCACGGGACCGAGTATCCCGGTGTCACCGCCCTGACGGCCACCACCCCACAGGAGTGCGAGGCGGCGGTGGAGCGCGCCGTGGCGGCGGGCTCCCGGTTCATCAAGCTCGTCTACGACTCGGGGGAGTTCATCACCCCGCAGCCCGTGCCTACCCTGAAGCGCGAGGTGATGGCTGGCTGCATCCAGGCGGCCCATGCGCGAAACCGGATGGTGGTCGTCCACGCCACCACCGCCCGCGAGAGTCGCGAGACCCTGGAAGCCGGCGTGGATGGGATCGTCCACGGCATCGCAGGCCCGATGCCGGACGACGCCTACCTGCAGCTGCTGGTGCAGCGCGGCGCATTCGTGGTGCCCACGCTCGCGGTCATCCACGCCGCAGCCGGCCAGGGACACCTGGAGCGGGTGTTGAATGACCAGTTGCTGGAGCCCTACGTGACGCCGAGCAGCCTTGCCATGCTGAAGCTGACGTTTCCGGAGGGCTTCGGTGCGCTCCTGCGGCCGGATGTGACGCGGCAGTACACCCGGAAGCTGGTGGAGGCGGGCGTGCCTGTGCTGGCGGGCTCGGACTCCTTCAACCCCGGCGTCACGGTGGGCGCCAGCCTGCACTACGAACTCGAGCTGTTGGTGGAGTCGGGGCTCACACCCGAGCAGACGTTGGCGGCGGCCACCTCGGTACCCGCCACGGCGTTCCACCTCTCCGATCGGGGCCGCATCGCCCCGGGACTGAGGGCGGATCTGCTGCTCGTGCGAGGCGACCCCACGAAGGACATCCGGCAGGCCCGAGACATCGTCGGCGTGTGGAAAGAGGGCCGCAGGCTCGATCGTGACGCCTACCGTGCCTCCGTGGCGGCCGCGCGCGCCCAGGGCACGAAGCCCTGA
- a CDS encoding acyl-CoA dehydrogenase, with protein sequence MNFELTDVQREIQRMCREFAARELIPNARKWDETHAWPTEAVKKLAELALLGVAVPEQYGGAGLDNVCYAIAMEEISRGCASTGVIMSVNNSLYCDPVMKFGTEEQKEQFLKPFASGQKLGCFGLTEPEAGSDAAAQKTVAVRRGDEYVINGSKNWITNGPKADAIVLFTMTNKEAGHKGITTFVVPTNTPGFTRAEPDKKMGISAAHSCSMFFEDMRVPAKYMLGKEGDGFKIAMSTLDGGRIGIAAQALGIARAAFEEAVRYSGERKTFGKPIRDHQAIQFMLADMATEIDAARLLVHQAAVLKDKGVRHSVESSMAKLYASEMASRVANKALQVHGGMGYSKEMDAERHVRDARITEIYEGTSEIQRIVISANLLKE encoded by the coding sequence ATGAACTTCGAGCTGACCGACGTCCAGCGCGAGATCCAGCGGATGTGTCGCGAGTTCGCCGCGCGCGAGCTCATCCCGAATGCCCGGAAGTGGGACGAGACCCACGCGTGGCCCACCGAGGCGGTGAAGAAGCTGGCGGAGCTGGCGCTGCTGGGCGTGGCGGTGCCGGAGCAGTACGGCGGCGCCGGGCTGGACAACGTCTGCTACGCCATCGCCATGGAGGAGATCAGCCGCGGCTGTGCCTCCACGGGCGTCATCATGAGCGTGAACAACTCGCTCTACTGCGATCCGGTGATGAAGTTCGGCACCGAGGAGCAGAAGGAGCAGTTCCTCAAGCCCTTCGCGAGCGGCCAGAAGCTGGGCTGCTTCGGCCTGACGGAGCCCGAGGCGGGCAGCGACGCGGCGGCGCAGAAGACGGTCGCGGTGCGCCGGGGCGACGAGTACGTCATCAACGGCTCGAAGAACTGGATCACCAACGGCCCGAAGGCGGACGCCATCGTCCTGTTCACGATGACGAACAAGGAGGCCGGCCACAAGGGCATCACCACGTTCGTGGTGCCCACGAACACGCCGGGCTTCACCCGCGCCGAGCCGGACAAGAAGATGGGCATCAGCGCGGCGCACTCCTGCTCCATGTTCTTCGAGGACATGCGCGTGCCGGCGAAGTACATGCTGGGCAAGGAGGGCGACGGCTTCAAGATCGCCATGAGCACGCTGGACGGCGGGCGCATCGGCATCGCGGCGCAGGCGCTGGGCATCGCCCGGGCGGCGTTCGAGGAGGCGGTGCGCTACTCGGGCGAGCGCAAGACGTTCGGCAAGCCCATCCGCGACCACCAGGCCATCCAGTTCATGCTGGCGGACATGGCCACGGAGATCGACGCGGCGCGGCTGTTGGTCCACCAGGCGGCGGTGCTCAAGGACAAGGGCGTGCGCCACAGCGTGGAGAGCTCGATGGCGAAGCTGTACGCCAGCGAGATGGCCAGCCGGGTGGCGAACAAGGCGCTGCAGGTCCATGGCGGCATGGGCTACAGCAAGGAGATGGACGCCGAGCGCCACGTGCGCGACGCGCGCATCACCGAGATCTACGAGGGGACGAGCGAGATCCAGCGCATCGTCATCTCGGCCAACCTGCTGAAGGAGTAG
- the rtcA gene encoding RNA 3'-terminal phosphate cyclase produces MTGTNRPEEGPVQLDGSEGEGGGQILRSALSLSLITGRPFVITRLRERRKPSGLRPQHLACVRGAEAISSSSSEGAVVDASELSFTPGPVRPGDYLLEVGTAGSIPLLFQCLFFPLALVGGGKLTLRGGTHLPHSPSYHYLANVWLPVMHAYGLRASLGLTHAGFYPEGGGEFDAEISAPAEPPRLVDLPARGTLHDITVSSFVGGLPFSIADRQSRAAEAALRERGIYCNSQNRALPVTRSAGTVTFILAQFENTFAGFTALGERGRPAEEVGREAAEAVARFMESAGAIDEHLGDQILLPAALLAAGRLGPASPGTTRFTTERVTEHLTTHARIVERFLPVRVQVEPGGAVEVRPV; encoded by the coding sequence ATGACTGGCACCAACCGGCCCGAAGAGGGGCCGGTGCAGCTCGATGGGAGCGAAGGCGAGGGGGGAGGGCAGATCCTCCGCTCGGCGCTGTCGCTGTCCCTGATTACCGGCCGGCCGTTCGTCATCACCCGGCTGCGTGAGCGCCGAAAGCCCTCGGGCCTGCGCCCCCAGCACCTGGCGTGTGTGCGCGGAGCCGAGGCCATCAGCTCCAGCTCCAGCGAGGGGGCCGTCGTGGACGCCTCGGAGCTGTCTTTCACTCCAGGCCCGGTGCGCCCCGGGGACTACCTGCTGGAGGTGGGCACCGCCGGCAGCATCCCGCTGCTCTTCCAGTGCCTGTTCTTCCCCCTGGCGCTGGTGGGCGGGGGAAAGCTCACCCTGCGCGGGGGCACGCACCTGCCGCACAGCCCCAGCTACCACTACCTCGCGAACGTCTGGCTGCCGGTGATGCACGCCTATGGGCTGCGCGCCTCGCTGGGCCTCACCCATGCCGGCTTCTACCCGGAGGGCGGCGGCGAGTTCGACGCGGAGATCTCCGCTCCCGCCGAGCCCCCGCGCCTGGTGGATCTGCCCGCGCGCGGCACGCTGCACGACATCACCGTGAGCTCCTTCGTGGGCGGGCTGCCCTTCTCCATCGCGGACCGCCAGTCGCGCGCCGCCGAGGCGGCCCTGCGGGAGCGGGGGATCTACTGTAACTCCCAGAACCGGGCGCTGCCGGTGACGCGCTCGGCGGGCACCGTCACCTTCATCCTGGCGCAGTTCGAGAACACCTTCGCGGGCTTCACCGCCCTGGGCGAGCGGGGGAGGCCGGCGGAAGAGGTGGGGCGCGAGGCCGCCGAGGCGGTGGCGCGCTTCATGGAGTCCGCGGGTGCCATCGACGAGCACCTGGGCGATCAGATCCTCCTGCCGGCGGCGCTGTTGGCGGCGGGGAGGCTGGGGCCGGCTTCTCCGGGCACCACACGCTTCACGACCGAGCGGGTGACGGAGCACCTCACGACGCACGCACGCATCGTCGAGCGCTTCCTGCCGGTGCGCGTGCAGGTCGAGCCGGGAGGCGCGGTGGAGGTCCGCCCGGTCTAG
- the sppA gene encoding signal peptide peptidase SppA, translating to MVRIVFVALANLLILVRYLLGLPFRLLASRHRPTHVRFRLAGDPPYRERRRAPLRLRLGGSSLEPATVSSLESFQEALGLLAKDPRVKGILLELEGLEIGSAKKDALVKLLTDFRAAGKRVVAWAVSTDSVGYQVMCAADEVLLAPAGRLELVGYAAEATALGEGLARVGIQAHFVRRGAYKTAPELFTHSHVSDIQRQTLEAFLDERYAELVEAISRGRKRSPEEVRALIDAGPYSAQRAVSAGLVDAMCSEADLPARLEPPRPEEKAKAPAESEAEAEAEESLEPMDTWLAALPWAPVKWRPVRRKPRLGLVVLSGMIVPGKGSGGPVGPTTAGADALVKAVRAAGRDKRAKALVLYINSPGGSALASELILEAVQRVARKKPVIAYVDQVCASGGYMAALGAKEIWTAPHAIIGSIGVFAGKFEASGLLERLGVRRTIIARGENAGIFSVSRGFTPHERESLEAEVEETYQAFLGHVAKARGRTKEEIHERAEGRVYSGTRAMTAGLVDRLGGFEDACRHALNLAKVPTEKFELMTYGGGARRRSLLQLLLSMSSTHLYALCPTCWGLAGFKAGEHFDG from the coding sequence ATGGTGCGCATCGTCTTCGTCGCCCTCGCCAACCTGTTGATCCTGGTGCGGTACCTGCTGGGGCTGCCGTTCCGGCTGCTGGCCTCGCGTCACCGCCCCACCCATGTCCGCTTCCGGCTCGCCGGAGATCCGCCGTACCGCGAGCGGCGCCGCGCCCCGCTGCGGCTACGACTGGGAGGCAGCTCCCTCGAGCCGGCCACCGTCTCCTCGCTGGAGTCCTTCCAGGAGGCGCTCGGGCTGCTGGCGAAGGATCCGCGCGTCAAGGGCATCCTCCTGGAGCTGGAGGGGCTCGAGATCGGCTCGGCGAAGAAGGACGCGCTGGTGAAGTTGCTCACCGACTTCCGGGCCGCGGGCAAGCGGGTGGTGGCGTGGGCGGTGAGCACGGACAGCGTGGGCTACCAGGTGATGTGCGCGGCGGACGAGGTGCTCCTGGCCCCGGCCGGGCGGCTGGAGCTGGTGGGCTACGCGGCGGAGGCCACGGCGCTGGGAGAGGGGCTCGCGCGCGTGGGCATCCAGGCGCACTTCGTGCGGCGCGGCGCCTACAAGACGGCGCCGGAGCTGTTCACCCACTCGCACGTCTCGGACATCCAGCGGCAGACGCTGGAGGCCTTCCTGGATGAGCGCTACGCGGAGCTGGTGGAGGCGATCTCCCGAGGCCGCAAGCGCTCGCCCGAGGAGGTGCGCGCGCTGATCGACGCGGGGCCCTACAGCGCCCAGCGCGCGGTGTCGGCGGGGCTGGTGGACGCGATGTGCAGCGAGGCGGACCTGCCGGCGCGGCTGGAGCCCCCCAGGCCGGAGGAGAAGGCCAAGGCCCCCGCCGAGTCCGAGGCCGAAGCGGAAGCCGAGGAGTCGCTGGAGCCGATGGATACCTGGCTGGCGGCACTGCCCTGGGCTCCGGTGAAGTGGCGCCCGGTGCGGCGCAAGCCGAGGCTGGGGCTGGTGGTGCTCTCGGGGATGATCGTCCCGGGCAAGGGCTCGGGAGGCCCGGTCGGCCCGACCACGGCGGGCGCGGACGCGCTGGTCAAGGCGGTGCGCGCGGCGGGACGGGACAAGCGGGCCAAGGCGCTGGTGCTCTACATCAACAGCCCGGGAGGTTCGGCGCTGGCCTCGGAGCTCATCCTCGAGGCGGTGCAGCGCGTGGCGCGCAAGAAGCCGGTGATCGCCTACGTGGATCAGGTGTGCGCCAGCGGCGGGTACATGGCGGCGCTGGGCGCCAAGGAGATCTGGACGGCGCCCCACGCGATCATCGGCTCCATCGGCGTCTTCGCGGGCAAGTTCGAGGCCTCCGGGTTGCTGGAGCGGCTCGGGGTGCGCCGGACGATCATCGCCCGCGGAGAGAACGCGGGGATCTTCTCGGTGTCCCGGGGCTTCACGCCGCACGAGCGCGAGTCGCTGGAGGCGGAGGTGGAGGAGACGTACCAGGCCTTCCTGGGCCACGTGGCGAAGGCGCGCGGCCGGACGAAGGAGGAGATTCATGAGCGCGCCGAGGGGCGGGTGTACTCGGGCACGCGCGCCATGACGGCGGGGCTGGTGGATCGGCTCGGCGGCTTCGAGGACGCCTGTCGCCACGCGCTGAACCTGGCCAAGGTGCCGACCGAGAAGTTCGAGCTGATGACGTACGGCGGAGGAGCGCGCCGTCGCTCGCTCCTCCAGCTTCTGCTCAGTATGTCGAGCACGCACCTGTACGCACTCTGCCCAACCTGCTGGGGCCTGGCGGGCTTCAAGGCAGGCGAGCACTTCGACGGATGA
- a CDS encoding 3-hydroxyacyl-CoA dehydrogenase family protein has translation MATEHIVVVGAGQMGAGIAQVALVAGLRVTLVDVSKEGLAKGADRIRAGLAKLAEKGKLDAEKRKTAEANLATSTSITEVKDVDFAVEAVTENEDLKRRIFQELDTVVKPGGVLATNTSSIPITRIAASTKRPEAVIGMHFMNPVPVMQLVELIRGAATSDETYQKTRALAEKMGKTTVVSKDMPGFIVNRILIPMLNEACFALMEGLGTAEDIDTAMKLGTNQPMGPLQLADFIGLDTCLYIAEVLHKGLGDDKYRPCPLLRQYVDAGWYGKKSGRGFYKY, from the coding sequence ATGGCAACGGAGCACATCGTCGTCGTCGGGGCAGGGCAGATGGGCGCGGGCATCGCGCAGGTGGCGCTGGTCGCAGGGCTGCGCGTCACGCTGGTGGACGTCTCCAAGGAGGGACTCGCCAAGGGCGCCGACCGCATCCGCGCGGGCCTGGCGAAGCTGGCGGAGAAGGGCAAGCTGGACGCCGAGAAGCGCAAGACGGCGGAAGCCAACCTGGCCACCTCCACGAGCATCACCGAGGTGAAGGACGTGGACTTCGCCGTCGAGGCGGTGACGGAGAACGAGGACCTCAAACGGCGCATCTTCCAGGAACTGGACACGGTGGTGAAGCCGGGTGGGGTGCTGGCGACGAACACCTCGTCGATTCCGATCACGCGCATCGCGGCGTCGACGAAGCGCCCGGAGGCGGTGATCGGGATGCACTTCATGAACCCGGTGCCGGTGATGCAGCTGGTGGAGCTGATTCGAGGCGCGGCGACGTCGGACGAGACGTACCAGAAGACGCGGGCGCTGGCGGAGAAGATGGGGAAGACGACGGTGGTGTCCAAAGACATGCCGGGCTTCATCGTCAACCGCATCCTGATTCCGATGCTGAACGAGGCGTGCTTCGCGCTGATGGAGGGGCTGGGGACGGCGGAGGACATCGACACGGCGATGAAGCTGGGGACGAACCAGCCCATGGGCCCGCTGCAACTGGCGGACTTCATTGGCCTGGACACGTGCCTCTACATCGCCGAGGTGTTGCACAAGGGCCTGGGTGACGACAAGTACCGCCCCTGCCCGCTGCTGCGTCAGTACGTGGACGCCGGCTGGTACGGCAAGAAGAGCGGCCGCGGCTTCTACAAGTACTGA
- a CDS encoding glycosyltransferase: protein MRICVTTFGSEGDIQPYLALAGGLREAGHEVVFASIDRYAERARALGLTYVTVGRPWVDRPAAEATAAFRERNPAKQAGMFTRLLEEDLAATVPGLLEVTRDVDLVVSHAFNVAGTAAARAHRKPVVVGHLFHNTLRQRRSSPFGIHLGSLGNALMWRMAEAMTRQHTDPPLNRAVVAAGLAPWRDILFRSGHSELLNLVAISPSIVPPDPLWEGRYLVSGYWFTPPSQFTPDARLASFVEGERPVVVTFGSMGGEDPREKTATLVEALRRSGRKAILQAGWGNLGEGELPPNVLRVGFVSHDWLFSHAACVVHHGGAGTTAATLRAGVPSVVVWHLGDQPVWGRILERHGVAPRAIAHTRLTAERLSEALGHVLDEKGFGERARKLAERIHQEDGVTTAVRAIEGALKARAP from the coding sequence ATGCGGATCTGCGTCACTACGTTCGGCTCCGAGGGAGACATCCAGCCCTACCTCGCCCTCGCCGGCGGGCTCCGCGAGGCGGGGCACGAGGTGGTGTTCGCGAGCATCGACCGCTATGCCGAGCGGGCCCGCGCGCTCGGGTTGACGTACGTGACCGTGGGGCGCCCGTGGGTGGACCGGCCCGCCGCCGAGGCGACCGCGGCCTTCCGCGAGCGAAACCCCGCCAAGCAGGCCGGCATGTTCACGCGCCTGCTGGAAGAGGATCTCGCCGCCACGGTGCCCGGGCTCCTCGAGGTGACGCGCGACGTGGATCTGGTCGTCAGCCACGCCTTCAATGTGGCGGGCACGGCGGCGGCGCGCGCCCACCGCAAGCCGGTCGTCGTGGGCCACCTGTTCCACAACACGCTGCGGCAGCGGCGGAGCTCTCCCTTCGGCATCCACCTGGGGAGCCTGGGAAACGCGTTGATGTGGCGGATGGCCGAGGCGATGACGCGCCAGCACACCGATCCTCCGCTCAACCGCGCGGTGGTGGCGGCGGGGCTCGCGCCGTGGCGTGACATCCTGTTCCGCTCGGGCCACTCGGAGCTGCTGAACCTCGTGGCCATCAGCCCCTCGATCGTCCCTCCGGATCCCCTGTGGGAGGGGCGCTACCTCGTGAGCGGGTACTGGTTCACTCCTCCCTCCCAGTTCACGCCGGACGCTCGGCTGGCCTCCTTCGTCGAGGGGGAGCGGCCAGTGGTGGTGACGTTCGGCTCCATGGGTGGCGAGGACCCCCGGGAGAAGACCGCCACGTTGGTGGAGGCACTGCGGCGCTCGGGCCGCAAGGCGATCCTCCAGGCCGGCTGGGGCAACCTGGGAGAGGGCGAGCTTCCCCCAAATGTCCTGCGCGTGGGCTTCGTCTCGCACGACTGGTTGTTCTCACACGCCGCCTGCGTGGTTCATCACGGCGGCGCGGGCACCACGGCGGCGACACTCCGGGCTGGAGTCCCCTCGGTGGTGGTCTGGCACCTGGGAGATCAGCCCGTGTGGGGACGGATCCTCGAGCGCCACGGGGTGGCACCACGAGCCATCGCGCACACACGGCTCACGGCCGAGCGGCTCTCCGAGGCCCTCGGGCACGTGCTGGACGAGAAAGGTTTCGGGGAACGGGCCCGCAAACTGGCGGAGCGCATCCACCAGGAAGACGGGGTCACCACGGCCGTACGGGCGATCGAGGGTGCCCTGAAAGCGCGCGCGCCGTAG
- a CDS encoding SLC13 family permease: MALAIFLLTYVFIAGARLPFLKLDRPGGALLGAVLMVVLGVVAPGEVFNHSEDSSRHAVDMDTIVLLLGMMLLAAYLAQAAFFRTAGAYTVRMAHTPRLLLAAVTGISALLSAFLVNDTVCLMLTPLVLAVVEDARLPPVPYLLAVCMGSNSGSVATFTGNPQNMLIQGASGLSYASFAAYMALPAVLSTGVVIAMLLYLFRKELPSKRFDPHPPPPPVDRPLLALTLAVLVAVVVAFFLGFPMSWSALAGAAVVMAVSRREPRTIIERVDFVLLLFFASLFVVVYGVNKHGWAMEIRELFGPLMAGPPWRETLGFAALTLVASNLFSNVPFVMLARTWVPTLQDPELGWHVLALGSTLAGNLTLIGSVANLIVFEAARDKVKMTFMAYLRVGIPVTLLSFIVGLAVLLAEHALF; the protein is encoded by the coding sequence GTGGCCCTTGCCATCTTCCTTCTGACCTACGTCTTCATCGCCGGCGCGCGCCTGCCCTTCCTCAAGCTGGACCGGCCGGGGGGCGCGCTGCTGGGTGCCGTGCTCATGGTGGTCCTGGGCGTCGTCGCCCCCGGCGAGGTGTTCAACCACAGCGAGGATTCGTCCCGCCACGCGGTGGACATGGACACGATCGTCCTGCTGCTGGGGATGATGCTGCTGGCGGCCTACCTGGCGCAGGCGGCCTTCTTCCGGACGGCGGGTGCCTACACGGTGCGCATGGCGCACACGCCCCGGCTGCTGCTGGCGGCGGTGACGGGCATCAGCGCGCTGCTGTCCGCCTTCCTCGTCAATGACACCGTGTGTCTGATGCTCACCCCGCTGGTGCTGGCGGTGGTGGAGGATGCGCGCCTGCCGCCCGTGCCCTACCTGCTGGCGGTGTGCATGGGCTCCAACAGCGGCTCGGTGGCCACCTTCACCGGCAACCCGCAGAACATGCTCATCCAGGGTGCCTCGGGGCTGTCGTACGCGAGCTTCGCCGCCTACATGGCCCTGCCGGCCGTGCTGTCCACCGGCGTCGTCATCGCGATGCTGCTGTATCTGTTCCGCAAGGAATTGCCCTCCAAGCGCTTCGATCCCCACCCTCCCCCGCCTCCGGTGGACCGGCCGCTGCTGGCCCTGACGCTGGCGGTGCTGGTGGCGGTGGTGGTGGCCTTCTTCCTGGGCTTCCCCATGAGCTGGAGCGCCCTGGCCGGAGCCGCGGTGGTGATGGCCGTCTCCCGCCGCGAGCCGCGCACCATCATCGAGCGCGTGGACTTCGTGCTGCTGCTCTTCTTCGCCAGCCTGTTCGTCGTGGTGTACGGGGTGAACAAGCACGGCTGGGCCATGGAGATCCGCGAGCTGTTCGGCCCGCTGATGGCCGGGCCTCCGTGGCGCGAGACGCTCGGGTTCGCGGCGCTGACGCTGGTGGCGTCGAACCTGTTCAGCAACGTGCCGTTCGTCATGCTGGCGCGCACGTGGGTGCCCACGCTGCAGGATCCGGAGCTGGGCTGGCACGTGCTGGCGCTGGGCTCCACCCTCGCCGGCAACCTCACGCTGATCGGCAGCGTGGCCAACCTCATCGTCTTCGAGGCCGCGCGCGACAAGGTGAAGATGACCTTCATGGCCTACCTGCGCGTGGGCATACCGGTGACGCTCTTGAGCTTCATCGTGGGGCTGGCGGTGCTCCTGGCCGAGCATGCGCTGTTCTGA
- a CDS encoding enoyl-CoA hydratase-related protein, with translation MAYENIRLESQGPVTTLTIDRPKALNALNSKTLQEIESALQSLTSETRVLILTGGGEKSFVAGADIAEMSAISASQAREFAALGHRVMAALESLPCVTIAAVNGFALGGGCELALGCDLIYASEKAKLGLPEVSLGVIPGFGGTQRLARLVGKMRAKELIFTGGHIPAAQAKEYGLVLEVLPPEQLMEHCRTVATKMLKNGPLAISQAKRVIEFGADQDLRAANELERQGFAALFGSEDQREGMKAFLEKRAAAFTGK, from the coding sequence ATGGCCTACGAGAACATCCGGCTGGAGTCGCAGGGACCCGTCACGACGCTCACGATCGATCGGCCCAAGGCGCTCAACGCGCTCAACAGCAAGACGCTGCAGGAGATCGAGTCCGCGCTGCAGTCCCTGACCTCCGAAACGCGCGTCCTCATCCTCACGGGAGGAGGGGAGAAGTCCTTCGTCGCGGGGGCGGACATCGCGGAGATGTCGGCCATCAGCGCCTCGCAGGCGCGGGAGTTCGCGGCGCTGGGCCACCGGGTGATGGCGGCGCTGGAGTCCCTTCCGTGCGTGACGATCGCGGCGGTGAACGGCTTCGCCCTCGGCGGTGGCTGCGAGCTGGCCCTGGGGTGCGACCTCATCTACGCCTCGGAGAAGGCGAAGCTGGGGCTGCCCGAGGTGTCGCTGGGCGTCATCCCCGGCTTCGGCGGCACGCAGCGGCTGGCGCGGCTGGTGGGGAAGATGCGGGCCAAGGAGCTCATCTTCACGGGCGGTCACATTCCGGCCGCACAGGCGAAGGAGTACGGCCTGGTGCTCGAGGTGCTGCCGCCCGAGCAGCTGATGGAGCACTGCCGCACCGTGGCCACCAAGATGCTCAAGAACGGCCCGCTCGCTATCTCCCAGGCCAAGCGAGTCATCGAGTTCGGCGCGGACCAGGATCTGCGCGCGGCCAACGAGCTGGAGCGCCAGGGCTTCGCGGCGCTCTTCGGCTCGGAGGACCAGCGTGAGGGCATGAAGGCGTTCCTGGAGAAGCGCGCCGCCGCCTTCACGGGCAAGTAA
- the apbC gene encoding iron-sulfur cluster carrier protein ApbC — protein sequence MSVSERDILAAMSKVMDPELHVDLVKAGMVKDIRVSGDTVKLKIELTTPACPMKGKIQADAEAALKGVPGLKSFDIEWGAQVRATGGAAPGQGQALLPGVKNIILVGAGKGGVGKSTVAVNLAVALSKHGAKVGLLDADFYGPSIPLMTGITERPVSPDGKTLNPMVKHGLKVMSIGFLVEPDQALIWRGPMLHGALMQLVRDVHWGELDYLILDLPPGTGDVALSLSQNMRAAGAVLVTTPQDVALADVVRAKQMFDKVHIPVLGIVENMSQFVCPHCSKTTNIFHHGGGKKAAEMFNISFLGEVPLDLKVRESGDSGVPVVAGAPDSPEAKAFMEIARNVAGRVSAESARAIRLPVMQAR from the coding sequence ATGAGCGTTTCCGAGCGCGACATCCTCGCGGCGATGTCGAAGGTGATGGATCCCGAGCTGCATGTGGATCTGGTGAAGGCGGGGATGGTGAAGGACATCCGCGTGAGCGGCGACACGGTGAAGCTGAAGATCGAGCTGACCACGCCCGCCTGTCCGATGAAGGGGAAGATCCAGGCGGATGCCGAAGCGGCGCTCAAGGGAGTGCCGGGGCTGAAGTCCTTCGATATCGAGTGGGGCGCGCAGGTGCGGGCCACGGGCGGCGCGGCGCCGGGCCAGGGGCAGGCGCTGCTGCCGGGCGTGAAGAACATCATCCTGGTGGGCGCGGGCAAGGGCGGTGTGGGCAAGAGCACGGTGGCGGTGAACCTGGCCGTGGCGCTGTCGAAGCACGGGGCCAAGGTGGGCCTGCTGGACGCGGACTTCTACGGCCCGTCCATCCCGCTGATGACCGGCATCACCGAGCGCCCGGTGAGCCCGGACGGCAAGACGCTCAACCCCATGGTGAAGCATGGCCTCAAGGTCATGTCGATCGGCTTCCTGGTGGAGCCGGACCAGGCGCTCATCTGGCGCGGGCCCATGCTGCACGGCGCGCTGATGCAGCTGGTGCGCGACGTTCACTGGGGCGAGCTGGACTACCTCATCCTGGACCTGCCGCCGGGCACGGGAGACGTGGCGCTGTCGCTCTCGCAGAACATGCGCGCGGCGGGCGCGGTGCTCGTCACCACGCCGCAGGACGTGGCGCTGGCGGACGTGGTGCGCGCCAAGCAGATGTTCGACAAGGTCCACATCCCGGTGCTGGGGATCGTGGAGAACATGAGCCAGTTCGTCTGCCCGCACTGCTCGAAGACGACGAACATCTTCCACCACGGCGGCGGGAAGAAGGCGGCGGAGATGTTCAACATCTCATTCCTGGGCGAGGTGCCCCTGGATCTGAAGGTTCGCGAGTCGGGAGACTCGGGGGTGCCCGTGGTGGCGGGCGCGCCGGACAGCCCGGAGGCGAAGGCGTTCATGGAGATCGCCCGCAACGTGGCGGGCCGGGTGTCGGCCGAGAGCGCGCGTGCCATCCGCCTGCCGGTGATGCAGGCTCGCTGA